From one Caldithrix abyssi DSM 13497 genomic stretch:
- the tnpA gene encoding IS200/IS605 family transposase produces the protein MAGTYSKIYIQVIFAVKGRQNLLQKSWRNEVFKYMTGIIKNKGHKSIIINGVSDHVHCFIGLKPFMALSGLVRDIKNNSSNFINDRGFVQGKFEWQAGYGAFSYAHSQLDTVYKYILNQEAHHKKKTFREEYYNFLKKFEIEFKDEYLFEWIE, from the coding sequence ATGGCAGGTACTTATTCAAAAATTTATATCCAGGTGATCTTTGCCGTAAAGGGGAGGCAAAATCTTTTACAAAAATCCTGGCGCAATGAAGTATTTAAATACATGACGGGAATTATTAAGAATAAAGGCCATAAATCGATCATTATTAATGGCGTATCAGATCATGTTCATTGTTTTATTGGTCTTAAACCGTTTATGGCCCTGTCGGGTTTGGTTAGAGATATAAAAAATAATTCTTCTAATTTTATTAACGACAGAGGATTTGTGCAAGGTAAGTTTGAATGGCAGGCTGGATATGGGGCTTTTTCTTACGCGCATTCTCAATTGGATACGGTTTATAAGTATATTTTAAATCAGGAAGCGCATCATAAGAAAAAAACGTTCAGGGAGGAATATTATAATTTTTTAAAAAAGTTTGAAATTGAATTTAAGGATGAATATTTGTTTGAATGGATTGAATAA
- a CDS encoding T9SS type A sorting domain-containing protein has product MKKLVAFFAVALLLFVVLPTTLSAQDSWLFQEEMTIKFPTPDSVTYPFLCATDNKGSLWVITTSAVDARGMNALWMAAPGDSVFTLIDDYSANLDVESARGITTIDDTVLVVCRKPGTPMPSLSIMYEYPDGDPAQRKEYTAGGYGTWVLGLSANKDKFVYAGLSYHTSIRVYNFTDTASARGTWVPIQPLDLHPIEPGGHDGTGFSIIRDVATIPGADYSDPNTPFFSSRNSDTLSSTGGIAVWTGGTQTSPKDYVGQRVSDVSSYLGWLSWTPYGIACDSQGNLWACGTDTTRRWVKSFMISGNFAIELDELPSANSAVNPDPQGAPFLTPSDIAFSPDENFAYVIDQEAKCAFVFSYGPLQALDEPGSLLPKTTALLGNFPNPFNAQTTIEYQLSKTQNVQFLIFSNSGQLVKEINVGKQVAGKHQIKINGNHWASGIYFYQLRGENVVQTRKMLLIK; this is encoded by the coding sequence ATGAAAAAACTTGTCGCTTTTTTCGCCGTCGCATTATTGCTTTTTGTCGTCCTGCCGACGACGCTCAGCGCCCAGGATTCCTGGCTTTTTCAGGAAGAGATGACCATTAAATTTCCCACGCCCGACAGCGTCACCTATCCCTTTCTCTGCGCCACGGATAACAAGGGCAGCCTTTGGGTCATTACCACCAGCGCAGTGGATGCCCGTGGGATGAATGCCCTGTGGATGGCAGCGCCAGGCGACTCGGTCTTTACGCTGATCGACGACTACAGCGCCAATCTGGACGTGGAATCGGCGCGCGGCATTACCACCATTGACGACACCGTTCTGGTTGTGTGTCGTAAGCCGGGTACGCCCATGCCTTCGCTTTCCATCATGTACGAATATCCCGATGGCGATCCCGCTCAGCGTAAGGAATACACCGCCGGCGGTTACGGTACGTGGGTGCTCGGTCTTTCTGCCAACAAGGACAAATTTGTGTACGCCGGGCTTTCCTACCACACATCCATCCGCGTGTACAATTTTACGGACACCGCCTCGGCCCGGGGCACCTGGGTGCCCATTCAGCCCCTGGACCTGCATCCCATCGAACCGGGCGGACATGACGGCACAGGATTTTCCATCATTCGCGATGTGGCCACCATTCCCGGCGCCGATTACAGCGATCCCAACACGCCCTTCTTTTCCAGCCGCAACAGCGATACTCTGAGCTCCACAGGCGGTATTGCCGTGTGGACCGGCGGAACGCAAACCTCGCCTAAAGATTACGTGGGCCAGCGCGTAAGCGATGTGTCTTCCTACCTTGGCTGGCTTTCCTGGACGCCTTACGGCATTGCCTGCGACAGCCAGGGGAATCTGTGGGCCTGCGGCACCGATACCACGCGGCGCTGGGTAAAATCGTTCATGATCAGCGGAAATTTCGCCATTGAACTGGATGAGTTGCCATCAGCTAACAGCGCGGTCAATCCCGATCCGCAGGGCGCTCCCTTCTTAACCCCTTCGGACATTGCCTTCAGCCCGGACGAAAATTTTGCCTATGTCATCGATCAGGAAGCTAAATGCGCCTTTGTCTTTTCCTACGGCCCATTGCAGGCGCTTGATGAGCCAGGCTCGCTGCTTCCTAAGACAACAGCGCTCTTAGGGAATTTCCCCAATCCGTTTAATGCCCAGACAACCATTGAATATCAGTTAAGTAAAACGCAAAATGTTCAATTTTTGATTTTTAGTAATTCCGGTCAATTGGTTAAAGAAATTAATGTTGGTAAACAGGTCGCCGGTAAACATCAGATTAAGATTAATGGCAATCATTGGGCTTCGGGAATTTATTTTTACCAATTACGCGGCGAGAACGTGGTTCAAACGAGAAAAATGCTATTGATTAAATAA
- the selD gene encoding selenide, water dikinase SelD — protein sequence MQPIYLDYNATTPIDPLVAEAMKPYLNAHFGNPSSAHYYGFQTRQAVEQARRQVARMLGCAPDEIIFTSGGSESNNYAIKGATLANRQRGNHIITSQIEHPAVLEVCRYLESLGFRVTYLPVDEYGMVNPQAVQKAITDRTILITIMHANNEVGTIQPIAEISRLAHAHGIIMHTDAAQSIGKIAVRVDELGVDLLSVAGHKLYAPKGVGALYIKRGLRLEKLIHGADHEQNRRAGTENVLEIVGLGKACQLAQESVDQEQVRLKKLRDRLETLLLTAFPEAKRNGHPQKRLPNTLSLSFPGVEANLIVSQLSESVALSAGAACHSDEVTLSHVLQAMHVPESIAMGTVRLSVGRFTTEEEIERAAKQIIDVIEKLKPGQDLPASDAELSEIKLTHFTHGLGCACKLRPQLLEEVLQKLPTPVDSRLLVGTETADDAAVYRLRDDLALVQTVDFFTPIVDDPFDFGRIAAANALSDIYAMGAEPIFALNIVAFPANRLPLSALEKMLAGAQLTAQKAGISIVGGHTVDDTEPKFGLAVSGVVHPEKIWKNIGARAGDVLVLTKPIGTGVLSTALKRGLLNKDQQIHLVEIMARLNREAADALRDFEVHACTDVTGFGLIGHLLEMLKGSEAGAQLYLDCVPLLPETRHFIQMGIVPGGTRDNLQFTAPFVDYGSLSDNERLLLNDAQTSGGLLVSLSQEQADDFCKRLPGQCAIIGKITAQKDPFIRVQPTQQTGI from the coding sequence ATGCAACCCATTTATCTGGATTACAATGCCACCACGCCCATCGATCCGCTGGTCGCCGAAGCCATGAAGCCCTATCTGAACGCGCATTTCGGCAATCCTTCCAGCGCTCATTATTACGGTTTTCAGACCAGACAGGCCGTTGAGCAGGCCCGTCGGCAGGTGGCCCGCATGCTGGGGTGCGCGCCGGACGAGATCATCTTCACCTCCGGCGGATCCGAATCCAATAACTACGCCATCAAGGGCGCGACCCTGGCCAACCGCCAGCGCGGCAATCACATCATCACCTCGCAAATCGAACATCCGGCTGTGCTCGAAGTGTGCCGCTATCTGGAAAGTCTGGGCTTTCGCGTGACCTATTTACCGGTTGATGAATACGGCATGGTCAATCCGCAAGCCGTGCAGAAAGCCATCACCGATCGAACCATCCTCATTACCATCATGCACGCCAACAATGAAGTGGGCACCATCCAGCCCATTGCGGAGATCAGCCGTCTGGCCCATGCCCATGGGATCATCATGCACACCGACGCCGCGCAATCCATCGGCAAAATTGCAGTGCGCGTGGACGAGCTGGGCGTTGATTTGCTGTCTGTTGCCGGGCATAAACTATACGCGCCCAAGGGCGTGGGAGCGCTGTACATTAAACGCGGCCTGCGACTGGAAAAGCTGATTCACGGCGCCGACCATGAACAGAACAGACGGGCCGGAACCGAAAATGTGCTGGAGATCGTCGGTCTGGGCAAAGCCTGCCAGTTAGCGCAGGAAAGCGTCGATCAGGAACAGGTGCGCTTAAAAAAACTGCGCGATCGCCTCGAAACACTGCTGTTAACGGCCTTCCCCGAAGCAAAGCGCAACGGTCATCCGCAAAAGCGCCTGCCCAATACGCTGAGCCTAAGCTTTCCCGGGGTGGAAGCCAATCTCATTGTTTCGCAGTTGAGCGAAAGCGTGGCTCTTTCGGCCGGCGCGGCCTGCCACAGTGACGAAGTGACGCTCTCTCACGTTCTGCAGGCCATGCACGTTCCGGAGTCCATTGCTATGGGCACCGTTCGCCTTTCGGTGGGCCGCTTTACAACGGAAGAGGAGATCGAACGGGCCGCTAAACAGATAATCGATGTCATTGAAAAGTTAAAACCCGGCCAGGATTTGCCAGCGTCGGACGCGGAATTGAGCGAAATCAAGCTGACGCATTTTACACATGGCCTGGGCTGCGCCTGCAAGCTGCGGCCGCAGCTTTTAGAAGAAGTTTTGCAAAAATTACCGACGCCTGTCGATTCGCGCTTACTGGTGGGCACAGAAACGGCCGACGATGCCGCCGTTTACCGCCTGCGCGACGACCTGGCGCTGGTGCAAACGGTAGATTTTTTTACGCCGATCGTTGACGATCCCTTCGATTTTGGACGCATTGCCGCCGCAAACGCACTGAGCGATATCTACGCCATGGGCGCAGAACCCATTTTCGCCCTGAATATTGTGGCCTTCCCCGCCAACCGTCTGCCGCTTTCGGCATTGGAAAAGATGCTGGCCGGCGCACAGCTTACGGCGCAAAAAGCCGGCATTTCCATTGTGGGCGGCCACACGGTTGACGACACCGAGCCCAAGTTTGGTCTGGCCGTCAGCGGAGTGGTCCATCCTGAAAAAATCTGGAAAAATATTGGCGCCAGAGCCGGCGATGTCCTGGTTTTGACCAAACCTATCGGTACGGGCGTGCTGTCCACCGCTTTAAAACGCGGACTGCTAAACAAAGACCAGCAAATACATCTGGTGGAAATCATGGCCCGTTTGAACCGCGAAGCGGCGGATGCATTGCGCGATTTTGAAGTGCACGCCTGCACCGACGTAACCGGCTTCGGTCTGATTGGCCATCTGCTGGAAATGTTAAAAGGCAGCGAGGCGGGGGCCCAGCTGTATCTGGACTGCGTTCCGCTTTTGCCGGAAACGAGGCATTTTATTCAAATGGGCATTGTCCCGGGCGGCACCAGGGACAACCTGCAATTTACCGCGCCGTTTGTCGATTATGGGAGTTTAAGCGACAACGAACGACTTTTGCTGAACGACGCCCAGACCTCCGGCGGCCTGCTGGTCAGTTTATCGCAAGAACAGGCCGACGATTTTTGCAAACGACTGCCCGGACAATGCGCTATCATCGGAAAAATCACCGCTCAAAAGGATCCGTTCATCAGGGTGCAGCCCACGCAGCAGACAGGAATTTAA